In Oncorhynchus gorbuscha isolate QuinsamMale2020 ecotype Even-year linkage group LG02, OgorEven_v1.0, whole genome shotgun sequence, a single genomic region encodes these proteins:
- the gpr52 gene encoding G-protein coupled receptor 52 yields MNQSALTTDLVPTANSSLVGPDPNHSCPLGWGQNEGLEACVLETAVIVLLTVLIIAGNLTVIFVFHCAPLLHHYTTSYFIQTMAYADLLVGLSCLVPTLSLLHYPAGVQEPITCQVFSYVISVLKSVSMACLACISVDRYLAITKPLSYNQLVTPCRLRGCIALIWVYSCLMFLPSFFGWGKPGYHGDIFEWCAHSWPTSALFTGFVVCLLYAPAALVVCFTYFHIFRICQQHNREISERRARFPSQEMEAGEGGGSGSGGGHHTGHGPDRRYAMVLFRITSVFYILWLPYIIYFLLESSHVLDSPALSFVTTWLAISNSFCNCVIYSLSNSVFRLGMRRLSQTLCSFSHCVADDRDFGEPKPRKRPKSCSI; encoded by the coding sequence ATGAATCAGTCAGCGCTGACAACAGACCTGGTACCCACTGCCAACAGCAGCCTTGTGGGCCCGGATCCCAACCACTCTTGCCCCCTTGGCTGGGGCCAGAATGAGGGCCTGGAGGCCTGCGTCTTGGAGACTGCCGTCATCGTGCTGCTGACAGTGCTCATCATCGCTGGAAACCTGACGGTGATCTTCGTGTTCCACTGCGCCCCGCTGCTGCACCACTACACTACCAGCTATTTCATCCAGACCATGGCCTATGCTGACCTGCTGGTGGGCCTCAGCTGCCTGGTGCCCACCCTGTCCCTGCTGCACTACCCGGCCGGCGTCCAGGAGCCCATCACCTGCCAGGTCTTCAGCTACGTCATCTCGGTACTCAAGAGTGTCTCCATGGCCTGCTTGGCCTGTATCAGCGTGGACCGTTACCTGGCCATCACCAAACCCCTGTCCTACAACCAGCTGGTGACGCCGTGCCGGCTCCGTGGCTGCATCGCTCTCATATGGGTCTACTCCTGCCTGATGTTCCTGCCCTCCTTCTTTGGCTGGGGCAAGCCGGGCTACCACGGAGACATCTTTGAGTGGTGCGCCCACTCCTGGCCCACCTCGGCGCTCTTCACAGGCTTTGTGGTGTGCCTGCTATACGCGCCCGCTGCTCTGGTTGTCTGCTTCACCTACTTTCACATCTTCCGCATCTGCCAGCAGCACAACCGGGAGATCAGTGAGAGGCGAGCACGCTTCCCCAGCCAGGAGATGGAGGCCGGGGAGGGTGGTGGCAGTGGTAGCGGCGGGGGGCACCACACGGGTCACGGGCCTGACCGGCGCTACGCCATGGTGCTCTTCCGCATCACCAGCGTCTTCTACATACTCTGGCTGCCCTACATCATCTATTTTCTTTTGGAGAGCTCACACGTGCTGGACAGCCCCGCCCTGTCCTTTGTAACCACCTGGCTGGCCATCAGCAACAGCTTCTGCAACTGCGTCATCTACAGCCTGTCCAACAGTGTGTTCCGCCTGGGCATGCGCCGCCTCTCGCAGACACTCTGCTCCTTCAGCCACTGTGTAGCCGACGACAGGGACTTTGGAGAACCCAAACCCAGGAAGAGGCCAAAGTCCTGCTCCATCTGA